From a single Pasteurella atlantica genomic region:
- the fkpA gene encoding FKBP-type peptidyl-prolyl cis-trans isomerase — MLKTKLSAVAFSVTLMATTLVASQSVMAEQKVDTKFINDSSYAIGTLMGKKIEQIVESQKEMLVYNQDEILAGVKDTLKKTSKLKEKELEAHLDALDKYLSEKEAKIVEAHNKEVLEAGKKFREDYAKKDGVKTAKSGLMYKIEKQGKGKSPKIEDTVKVHYEGTLTDGTVFDSSYKRGEAIEFQLSQLIPAWKEAIPMLKKGGKMELVVPAELGYGANQVGNIPANSTLIFKIELLDFQPTKTKK, encoded by the coding sequence ATGTTAAAAACTAAACTTTCAGCCGTTGCTTTTTCAGTAACATTAATGGCAACAACTCTGGTTGCTTCACAATCTGTAATGGCAGAACAAAAAGTAGATACTAAATTTATTAACGACTCTTCTTATGCCATTGGTACATTAATGGGTAAGAAAATCGAACAAATAGTAGAATCTCAAAAAGAAATGCTTGTATACAATCAAGATGAGATTTTAGCAGGTGTAAAAGACACCTTGAAAAAAACAAGTAAGTTAAAAGAAAAAGAGTTAGAAGCCCATTTAGATGCGTTAGATAAGTATCTTTCTGAAAAAGAAGCAAAAATTGTAGAAGCTCATAATAAAGAAGTTCTTGAAGCGGGTAAAAAATTCCGTGAAGATTATGCTAAAAAAGACGGTGTAAAAACGGCTAAATCAGGTTTAATGTATAAAATTGAAAAACAGGGTAAAGGAAAATCACCAAAAATAGAAGATACTGTTAAAGTTCATTATGAAGGAACGCTTACTGATGGTACTGTTTTTGATAGTTCATACAAACGTGGCGAAGCAATTGAGTTTCAATTAAGCCAACTTATTCCAGCTTGGAAAGAAGCGATCCCTATGCTTAAAAAAGGTGGAAAAATGGAACTTGTGGTACCTGCTGAATTAGGTTACGGCGCTAATCAAGTGGGTAATATTCCAGCAAATTCAACCTTGATTTTTAAAATTGAATTGTTAGATTTCCAACCAACGAAAACAAAAAAATAA
- a CDS encoding SlyX family protein, which yields MNTTPHQLLTYIAELETKIAFQELAIEDLNQAIIQQQFILDKLQIQVRHLAEKLTNSQPSNIASLAEETPPPHY from the coding sequence ATGAATACAACTCCTCATCAATTATTAACTTATATTGCAGAACTTGAAACAAAAATTGCTTTTCAAGAACTGGCAATAGAAGATTTAAATCAAGCTATTATTCAACAGCAGTTTATCTTAGATAAACTTCAAATACAGGTTCGTCATCTTGCAGAAAAATTGACAAATTCACAACCAAGTAATATAGCCTCATTAGCAGAAGAAACTCCTCCACCGCATTATTAG
- the mioC gene encoding FMN-binding protein MioC, translating to MSICIITGSTLGGAEYVADHIEQVLITKGLNVELFNNATLDDIKDKQSLLVVTSTHGAGDLPENIQPLFEELAQSTLNLTGMKFGVIGLGSSDYDTFCYAVDTVEQILQQKGAKQLCNSLKIDVVENFDHDETAEAWLPNFIDKL from the coding sequence ATGTCAATTTGTATTATTACAGGAAGTACGTTAGGTGGAGCAGAATATGTTGCTGACCACATTGAACAAGTACTTATTACTAAAGGATTAAATGTTGAATTATTTAATAATGCAACATTAGATGATATAAAGGATAAACAGTCTTTATTGGTTGTGACATCTACTCACGGTGCAGGAGATTTACCTGAAAATATTCAGCCATTATTTGAAGAATTAGCACAATCAACGTTAAATTTAACGGGAATGAAATTTGGTGTGATTGGTTTAGGAAGCTCTGATTATGATACTTTTTGCTATGCCGTCGATACTGTTGAACAAATTTTGCAACAAAAAGGGGCAAAACAACTTTGCAATTCGTTAAAAATTGATGTTGTAGAAAACTTTGATCACGATGAAACGGCAGAAGCGTGGTTGCCCAACTTTATTGATAAGCTATAA
- a CDS encoding beta-ketoacyl synthase chain length factor, with amino-acid sequence MKTMICDFSINICNWRMVSNKILSPEDWQLGEYHWIKHSDNWDDFQPKLAFLPPLKRRRLSPATRLFFEAAWDLVAEDPNIPVVYASLNSEINRSFALWQELLKEGDISPTSFSLSVHNALIGQWSELRKVTQEMTALCALKDNLETAIMEAYLMLNEGAEKVLVAVCEFPLDEQYNVQPISRLPFGYALALVIEKGDQYHLSLHNQSTENDNLDNALSFVKNKQLNSTSWQTPSSSGGYWRWHKN; translated from the coding sequence ATGAAAACAATGATTTGTGATTTTTCTATTAATATTTGCAATTGGCGAATGGTGAGCAATAAAATATTGTCACCAGAAGATTGGCAACTTGGTGAATATCATTGGATTAAACACAGTGACAACTGGGATGATTTTCAACCTAAATTAGCCTTTTTACCTCCATTAAAACGTCGTCGTTTAAGCCCTGCAACACGTCTATTCTTTGAAGCTGCGTGGGATTTAGTTGCAGAAGATCCAAATATTCCTGTGGTATATGCTTCTTTAAATAGTGAAATTAATCGTAGTTTTGCACTTTGGCAAGAGTTATTAAAAGAGGGGGATATTTCCCCAACTTCATTTAGTCTTTCAGTACATAATGCATTAATTGGACAATGGTCTGAGTTGCGAAAAGTAACCCAAGAAATGACCGCTTTATGTGCCTTAAAAGATAATTTAGAAACCGCAATAATGGAAGCTTACTTAATGCTAAATGAAGGGGCGGAAAAAGTATTGGTTGCTGTGTGTGAATTCCCCCTAGATGAACAATATAATGTGCAACCTATTTCACGCTTGCCTTTTGGCTATGCATTAGCGTTAGTGATAGAAAAAGGCGATCAATATCATCTGTCTTTACATAATCAATCGACAGAAAATGATAATTTAGATAACGCATTAAGTTTTGTGAAAAATAAGCAATTAAATTCAACTTCTTGGCAAACACCGAGTAGTAGTGGAGGATATTGGAGATGGCACAAAAATTAG
- a CDS encoding lysophospholipid acyltransferase family protein, translating to MAQKLDWLRRFLGTMFGFVLFGLAGILIKVILYPYVKDHKNNSLTTQLKARKIVSNIWLFFVKYLTWSGVLEVKYTGFERLGKAGQLVIANHPSLLDVVLIFSQQHRFNCIVKKDLLHNPTMTSPILSCGFLPNTESEELLIKTNEVLKEQPLLLFPEGTRTDWDGVIKFNRGATSLGLRSAKIITPIVIKMSPLNFKKGQAWYKIPPCRIQYELTVGEDIDPQTYLAKKPLPIASRLLNKDLENYFNTQTRI from the coding sequence ATGGCACAAAAATTAGATTGGTTACGCCGTTTTTTAGGTACAATGTTTGGCTTTGTATTATTTGGCTTAGCGGGTATTTTAATTAAAGTAATCCTCTATCCTTATGTAAAAGATCACAAAAATAATTCCCTCACAACGCAATTAAAAGCACGCAAAATAGTGAGTAATATTTGGCTATTTTTTGTTAAATATTTAACTTGGTCTGGTGTATTGGAAGTGAAATACACAGGCTTTGAGCGTTTAGGAAAAGCAGGGCAATTAGTGATTGCAAACCATCCCTCTTTGCTTGATGTGGTGCTGATTTTTAGCCAGCAACATCGCTTTAACTGTATTGTTAAAAAAGATTTATTACATAATCCAACAATGACTAGCCCTATTTTATCTTGTGGCTTTCTGCCAAATACCGAATCAGAAGAATTGTTAATAAAAACAAATGAAGTATTAAAAGAGCAACCTTTATTGCTTTTTCCAGAAGGAACAAGAACCGATTGGGACGGCGTAATCAAATTTAATCGTGGTGCGACATCTCTTGGATTACGCAGTGCAAAAATAATTACCCCTATCGTGATAAAAATGTCACCTCTTAATTTTAAAAAAGGGCAAGCTTGGTATAAAATACCGCCTTGTCGTATTCAATACGAATTAACGGTGGGAGAAGATATCGATCCTCAAACTTATTTGGCAAAAAAACCGTTGCCTATTGCATCTCGTTTACTTAATAAAGATTTAGAAAATTATTTTAATACTCAAACAAGGATATGA
- a CDS encoding phosphopantetheine-binding protein, protein MELEQQLKQLIIDSLALEDMDISDIETDIPLFGDDGLGLDSVDALELGLAIQKTFNLQLESDQQDLRNHFESVATLANFIRTKQGQ, encoded by the coding sequence ATGGAACTAGAACAGCAACTTAAACAGTTAATTATTGATAGTTTAGCACTTGAAGATATGGATATTTCTGATATTGAAACTGATATTCCCCTTTTTGGCGATGACGGTTTAGGATTAGATTCTGTTGATGCGTTAGAATTAGGTTTAGCAATTCAAAAAACCTTTAATTTACAATTAGAAAGCGATCAACAAGATTTACGCAACCATTTTGAGAGTGTGGCAACCTTAGCTAATTTTATCCGTACAAAACAAGGGCAATAA
- a CDS encoding acyl carrier protein, with the protein MTEQQIQTLLSEALEELFEIDPADITLETNLYEDLEIDSIDAIDLIDYIKRKTGHKLQADDFRSVRTVSDVIQAILKIQNAQ; encoded by the coding sequence ATGACAGAACAACAAATCCAAACCCTATTAAGCGAAGCATTAGAAGAACTTTTTGAAATTGATCCAGCAGATATCACGCTTGAAACCAATCTGTATGAAGATCTTGAAATTGACAGCATTGATGCGATTGATTTAATTGACTACATCAAAAGAAAAACAGGACACAAATTACAAGCTGATGATTTTCGTAGTGTAAGAACCGTATCTGACGTTATTCAAGCAATCCTTAAAATTCAAAATGCACAGTAA
- a CDS encoding ApeI family dehydratase has protein sequence MHSKKDPIWLEEQQLENKQISIGKVPLDLVYLKDHFADFPLVPGVIELQWVMDKVTQFFDRKIEIKAINKLKFQKFLRPNDVFELTLKWEEDKNRIIFTFKTDNEMCSSGIMLI, from the coding sequence ATGCACAGTAAAAAAGATCCGATTTGGCTTGAAGAACAACAACTGGAAAATAAGCAAATTTCTATTGGAAAAGTACCGCTTGATCTTGTTTATTTAAAAGATCATTTTGCTGATTTTCCACTTGTTCCAGGTGTGATTGAACTGCAATGGGTAATGGATAAAGTGACGCAATTTTTTGATCGTAAAATAGAAATAAAAGCGATCAATAAATTAAAATTCCAAAAATTTCTTCGCCCAAATGATGTATTTGAATTAACCCTTAAATGGGAAGAAGATAAAAATCGCATTATTTTTACCTTTAAAACAGACAATGAAATGTGTAGTAGTGGCATTATGCTAATTTAA
- a CDS encoding COG4648 family protein: MLKLIINTLLTLTSIAYPIIWLFKGNTDLLFVFPYIMGILWLFKGVTQAVGFQRFFAFFMAILLIIVGLTRSIETMYFYPILISGLMLVIFGGSLFSKQSIIERFARLKTPDLPQVAILYTRKVTQVWCGFFIINIAITLFFIWQKNETLWAIYTGVISYLLMGILMIGEWLIRQKVMRKHNDNH; the protein is encoded by the coding sequence ATGCTGAAATTGATCATCAATACTCTGCTAACCCTAACCAGTATTGCCTATCCAATTATTTGGTTATTTAAAGGCAATACTGATTTGTTATTTGTGTTTCCTTATATAATGGGCATTTTATGGTTGTTTAAAGGTGTAACCCAAGCGGTTGGATTTCAACGTTTTTTTGCATTTTTTATGGCAATATTATTGATCATTGTAGGATTAACGCGTTCCATAGAAACAATGTATTTTTATCCTATTTTAATTAGCGGTTTAATGTTGGTCATTTTTGGTGGCAGTTTATTTAGCAAACAATCCATTATTGAACGCTTTGCACGTTTAAAAACCCCTGATTTACCCCAAGTTGCGATTTTATATACCAGAAAAGTCACTCAAGTTTGGTGCGGATTTTTTATTATCAATATTGCAATTACACTTTTTTTTATTTGGCAAAAAAATGAAACGCTTTGGGCAATTTATACGGGCGTTATTTCTTATCTTTTAATGGGAATATTGATGATTGGCGAATGGTTAATTCGTCAAAAAGTAATGAGAAAGCACAATGATAACCACTGA
- a CDS encoding AMP-binding protein, whose protein sequence is MITTDFNSQMPIAFNPQLSYNEFNYRSLQITSQLKQQQIKQVSLWFDDAVNFACTLLACFNANVNVLIPPNLLDENKQWVEQNSDLLIDDKIFADFGILQKVDKMLPLIDEQNQTEIWLKTSGSSGSAKIIKKTAQQMWQEAAALMQALPFQPEDKLHLISSVTVQHCYGLSFRIFLPLAMGWTIGRHQLHYPEYLLEESRQIKPTLWVSSPALLSRLNLANKQLQNSEIKGIISSGGPLPEQVAQDIRELIKQPVIEIYGSTETGAIASRETGNWTAMPSVGLGLNVQGALWVEGNWITGREQTADAVEFSNNGFQLLGRIDRIVKLGDKRISLAKIEQDLLKHQWISDCYIAQHPEKQRPVAWVALNSLGISQFQLQDRKQFINELRQFLMQTQESLALPRFWRFCSQLPRNSQSKISRIDFETICFKQQKDHFE, encoded by the coding sequence ATGATAACCACTGATTTTAATTCACAAATGCCAATCGCATTTAATCCGCAGCTTAGCTATAACGAATTTAATTATCGTTCATTGCAAATTACTTCACAACTAAAACAGCAACAGATTAAACAAGTCAGTTTGTGGTTTGACGATGCGGTAAACTTTGCCTGTACGCTACTTGCTTGTTTTAATGCCAATGTGAATGTACTTATTCCGCCAAATTTATTAGATGAAAATAAGCAATGGGTTGAACAAAATAGTGACTTACTCATTGATGATAAAATCTTTGCTGATTTTGGCATTTTGCAAAAAGTGGACAAAATGTTACCGCTTATTGATGAGCAAAATCAGACTGAAATTTGGTTGAAAACTTCTGGAAGTAGTGGATCTGCAAAAATCATCAAAAAAACAGCACAACAAATGTGGCAAGAGGCAGCCGCTTTAATGCAAGCCCTTCCTTTTCAGCCTGAAGACAAACTACATTTAATTAGCAGTGTAACAGTTCAACATTGTTATGGGCTAAGTTTTAGGATTTTTTTACCCTTAGCAATGGGCTGGACGATTGGACGTCATCAGTTGCATTATCCTGAATATTTATTGGAAGAAAGTCGCCAAATTAAACCTACGTTATGGGTAAGTAGCCCTGCATTATTAAGTCGTCTTAACCTTGCAAACAAACAGCTACAAAACAGCGAAATTAAAGGTATTATTTCATCAGGCGGTCCATTGCCTGAACAAGTCGCCCAAGATATTCGTGAGTTAATAAAACAGCCTGTGATTGAGATTTATGGAAGCACTGAAACAGGGGCAATCGCATCTCGTGAAACAGGAAATTGGACAGCAATGCCGAGCGTTGGATTAGGTTTAAATGTTCAAGGCGCGTTATGGGTGGAAGGAAATTGGATTACAGGGCGAGAGCAAACTGCAGATGCCGTCGAATTCTCAAATAATGGTTTTCAGTTATTAGGGCGTATTGATCGCATTGTAAAATTAGGCGATAAACGCATTTCACTGGCTAAAATTGAACAAGACTTATTAAAGCATCAATGGATTAGTGATTGCTATATTGCTCAACACCCTGAAAAACAACGTCCAGTGGCGTGGGTGGCATTAAATTCATTAGGAATTTCACAATTTCAATTACAAGATCGTAAACAATTTATCAATGAATTACGTCAATTTTTAATGCAAACCCAAGAGTCCCTTGCATTACCTCGTTTTTGGCGATTTTGTTCTCAATTACCTCGTAATTCGCAATCTAAAATCAGCCGTATTGATTTTGAAACGATTTGCTTTAAACAACAGAAGGATCACTTTGAATGA
- a CDS encoding glycosyltransferase family 2 protein, translated as MEKIVAIIPHYNHSKTISNVVNKLTALKLAVIVVDDGSTPQEKENLSSLALLQNVQVIYRAENGGKGAAVKDALNIAFEQGFQYALQVDADGQHNLDDIPQFFAKLAQNPTAIICGKPVYGEDAPKARLYGRKITDFWNMLNTLSMDIKDGMCGFRIYPLNSIIPILSNEQIGNRMDFDTEILVKAHWYQIPMLWVETPVKYAEDGISHFQGFRDNWLISKMHARLFFKMLQRKFTGKTV; from the coding sequence ATTGAAAAAATTGTCGCCATAATTCCCCACTACAACCATTCAAAAACGATTAGTAATGTGGTAAATAAATTAACAGCCTTAAAATTAGCGGTTATTGTGGTTGATGATGGTTCAACCCCACAAGAAAAAGAAAATTTATCTTCACTAGCATTATTACAAAATGTGCAAGTCATATATCGTGCAGAAAATGGTGGAAAAGGTGCAGCAGTTAAAGACGCATTGAATATTGCCTTTGAACAAGGCTTTCAGTATGCATTGCAGGTTGATGCTGATGGGCAACATAATCTTGACGATATTCCTCAATTTTTTGCAAAACTCGCACAAAATCCGACCGCTATTATTTGTGGAAAACCTGTTTATGGCGAAGATGCACCGAAAGCACGTTTATATGGTAGAAAAATCACGGATTTTTGGAATATGCTCAACACCCTTTCAATGGATATAAAAGATGGAATGTGTGGTTTTCGCATTTATCCATTAAATAGTATTATTCCAATTTTATCCAATGAACAAATTGGTAACCGAATGGATTTTGATACGGAAATTTTAGTGAAAGCCCATTGGTATCAAATCCCTATGCTTTGGGTGGAGACGCCTGTTAAATATGCCGAAGATGGTATTTCGCATTTTCAAGGTTTTAGAGATAACTGGTTAATCAGTAAAATGCACGCACGATTATTTTTTAAAATGTTGCAACGTAAATTTACAGGTAAAACCGTATGA
- a CDS encoding LpxL/LpxP family acyltransferase, protein MNTKHWAKQNERGTVLFLDITRLIVKYLPLWAIKITTMLVVCYFFVTSAKVRKNIRAYHHHLTATFTDISLPKFVIFRQLLCFGEALTDRFAVWQNKMSYNDLLVDDKDNLYSQMEQSQRGQILVCSHFGNIEICRALVNSGHHANFKLNILVHHKNAVAFNKALVKAGASELSLIEVSELDTVKMLELHNKLAQGEWIAIAVDRIPLKGDKSLAVDFLGKKADFPQGAWLLSSLLKAPINTIFCLKENGKYILKLRRFSEALQGSGQQRKQNIAIAMQQYADLLAQECKQNPLLWFNFYDFWDENDES, encoded by the coding sequence ATGAATACCAAACATTGGGCAAAACAAAATGAACGAGGAACAGTATTATTTTTAGATATTACTCGTTTAATTGTCAAATATTTACCTTTATGGGCGATTAAAATTACGACAATGCTTGTGGTTTGCTACTTTTTTGTTACCTCCGCCAAAGTAAGAAAAAATATTCGTGCCTATCATCATCATTTAACCGCCACATTCACGGATATTTCATTACCAAAATTTGTGATATTTCGTCAATTACTCTGTTTTGGCGAAGCATTAACAGATCGCTTTGCGGTATGGCAAAATAAAATGAGTTATAACGATCTTCTGGTTGATGACAAAGATAATTTATACTCTCAAATGGAACAATCACAGCGTGGACAAATTTTAGTATGTAGCCATTTTGGAAATATAGAAATCTGCCGAGCCTTAGTGAACAGCGGACACCACGCTAACTTTAAGTTGAATATTTTAGTTCATCATAAAAATGCAGTGGCTTTTAATAAAGCCTTAGTGAAAGCGGGAGCAAGCGAACTTTCGTTAATTGAAGTATCGGAATTGGATACAGTAAAAATGCTTGAATTACACAATAAATTAGCACAAGGCGAATGGATTGCGATTGCCGTCGATCGTATTCCACTTAAAGGCGATAAATCACTCGCGGTTGATTTTTTAGGTAAAAAAGCAGATTTTCCACAGGGTGCGTGGCTACTGTCTAGTTTACTCAAAGCACCGATCAATACCATTTTCTGTCTTAAAGAAAACGGAAAATACATATTAAAATTACGTCGCTTTTCCGAAGCCTTACAAGGAAGCGGACAACAACGTAAACAAAATATTGCGATAGCAATGCAACAATATGCCGATTTACTTGCCCAAGAGTGCAAGCAAAATCCATTACTATGGTTTAATTTTTACGATTTTTGGGACGAAAATGATGAGAGCTAA